The Juglans regia cultivar Chandler unplaced genomic scaffold, Walnut 2.0 Scaffold_53, whole genome shotgun sequence genome includes a region encoding these proteins:
- the LOC118345856 gene encoding ER lumen protein-retaining receptor A-like, with protein MNIFRFAGDMMHLTSILVLLLKIYATKSCSGISLKTQELYALVFLARYLDLFTDFISVYNTIMKLVFIVSSTAIVWCMKRDRVVRRSYDKQLDTFRHYFLLAASFALALLVNEKFTFQEVVCCQL; from the exons ATGAACATTTTCAGGTTCGCCGGCGATATGATGCACTTGACCAGCATCCTGGTCCTGCTTCTCAAAATCTACGCAACCAAATCTTGCTCAG GGATTTCGCTTAAGACTCAGGAACTTTATGCGCTGGTGTTTCTGGCACGGTACTTGGACCTGTTCACGGACTTTATCTCTGTCTATAACACCATTATGAAGCTTGTGTTTATAGTGAGCTCTACGGCCATTGTGTGGTGCATGAAGAGGGACCGGGTGGTGAGGCGTTCATATGATAAACAGCTTGACACATTTCGCCATTACTTTCTCCTTGCTGCAAGCTTTGCTTTGGCGCTTCTTGTGAATGAGAAGTTTACGTTTCAAGAGGTGGTTTGTTGTCAACTTTAA